A region of Bombilactobacillus folatiphilus DNA encodes the following proteins:
- a CDS encoding SDR family NAD(P)-dependent oxidoreductase has protein sequence MNLAPLKHLQSQTIIITGASSGIGRQLAFKLANQNANLILIARNQTKLVELTQQCQVLSDGTVDYYSLDISVAKHVKTTFEDIQNKHKRIEILINAAGFGDFTQFNQTDYALWHKMFKVNVLGTMLLTRYAAQMMMEQKLGQIINLGSMGGKIATPKSAVYSATKAAVIAFSDALRLELRPFNVQVTTINPGPVETEFFQTADHTGQYLKSIGGLKLQPQQLAEDIIHCIGRPVRELNRPQIMQLAYVGYQLFPYVGDWLTARFGNQK, from the coding sequence ATGAATCTTGCCCCATTAAAACATTTACAAAGTCAAACTATTATTATTACAGGGGCCTCATCAGGGATTGGACGACAGTTGGCATTCAAATTGGCTAATCAAAATGCAAACTTGATTCTGATTGCTAGAAATCAAACCAAATTAGTTGAATTGACTCAACAGTGTCAGGTGTTATCTGATGGTACGGTGGATTATTATAGTTTAGATATCAGCGTTGCGAAACATGTTAAAACAACTTTTGAGGATATCCAAAATAAGCATAAGCGTATTGAAATTTTGATCAATGCTGCGGGGTTTGGAGATTTTACGCAATTTAACCAAACGGATTACGCTTTATGGCATAAGATGTTTAAGGTTAATGTTCTTGGCACAATGCTATTGACACGATATGCGGCACAAATGATGATGGAGCAAAAATTGGGGCAAATTATTAACCTAGGCTCCATGGGTGGTAAAATTGCGACACCTAAATCGGCCGTTTATTCTGCGACTAAAGCAGCCGTGATCGCATTTTCTGATGCACTACGTCTAGAATTACGTCCATTTAATGTTCAGGTTACGACGATTAACCCCGGGCCTGTGGAAACTGAATTTTTTCAAACAGCTGATCATACAGGACAGTATTTGAAGTCGATTGGTGGATTGAAGTTACAGCCGCAACAACTTGCTGAAGATATCATTCACTGTATCGGTCGACCGGTTCGTGAGTTGAATCGTCCTCAGATTATGCAGCTAGCTTATGTGGGTTATCAGTTGTTTCCGTATGTAGGTGATTGGTTAACAGCACGATTTGGTAATCAAAAATGA
- the rpmF gene encoding 50S ribosomal protein L32 — translation MAVPARKTSKQKKRQRRGHIKLSQPNIQFDATTGEYRMNHHVSPKGYYKGKQVVTADQKD, via the coding sequence ATGGCAGTTCCAGCAAGAAAAACTTCCAAACAAAAAAAGCGTCAACGTCGAGGACATATTAAATTAAGTCAACCCAATATTCAGTTTGATGCAACGACAGGTGAGTATCGGATGAATCATCATGTTTCCCCTAAGGGCTATTACAAGGGTAAACAAGTTGTGACCGCAGATCAAAAAGATTAA
- a CDS encoding YjzD family protein codes for MKYLTSLFWILVYGQVLGYIGSALTSSSYKPQTALIVSVIFTIVFWILAACLESSDSKKE; via the coding sequence ATGAAATATCTAACTAGTCTTTTTTGGATTTTAGTGTATGGACAAGTGTTGGGTTATATTGGCTCTGCTTTAACTAGCAGTTCATATAAACCTCAAACTGCCTTGATAGTTTCTGTCATTTTCACAATTGTCTTCTGGATCTTAGCAGCTTGCTTAGAATCCAGTGATTCAAAAAAAGAGTAA
- a CDS encoding DNA polymerase III subunit alpha — MTVQLQVLSSYSLLQSTIRLPQLVQQASQMGYKFIALTDVNVTYGLVDFYKLACKAQLRPLLGMTLQIPGILDLENEYQLLVIAKTQQGYHNLLQLSTLIQTQQEPFILNEHADLFKDTALIIPAGQSELTSLLQQEKGQLVPQFLRQLQQLPTHDLYLGLDMRNMTVSQLQLRLRLSELQKIKCVLLDDVQYLNANDAFAQKILHHVSTGQKLTDTDVQGQHDLRSASQVAKQAQQLDLKKAFVNTQKLAQNCNVELEFKRTQLPQFVTPNQESSEQYLTSLTQKGLKRYLPNGIPDQYQQRLQHELQVINQMGYADYFLIVWDVVNQAHHLNILTGPGRGSAAGSLVSFVLGITQIDPLKYDLLFERFLNPERVDMPDIDLDIPDNRRGELVQYMHQKYGAQHMAQIITFGTFAAKQALRDVGSVMGLSQIELKQWSSSIPTQLGMKLQDAYRQSRQLQTLVQKNQHNRLIFDTAIQIEGLPRHFSTHAAGVVLSASDLTQTVALQAGGSENIWLTQQTKNNVEALGLLKIDFLGLRNLTILAQALKLVQQHTGTELKITQIPLDDPQTLRIFSRGATDGIFQFESPGIREVLKQLKPDNFHDIVATNALYRPGPMQNIPHFIARKHHQEPVVYPDDSLKKILQPTYGILVYQEQVMQVVAQMAGFSLAQADLLRRAIAKKDKQIMDQQRQQFIDNSLQRGHQLSNSQQVFDYIEKFANYGFNKAHAVAYSQLAYSLAYLKVYYPQSFFTALLNNLRNEAKLSTYFQDLKHRGIKVLLPDINCSQGMFTIEGANVRFGFSFIKHLRRDLIQDILRQRQRGPFKSLTNFIQRIDERFQTVDDILPLIYSGCFDNLTSNRRQLVEQLDDLIQRIKFAKGSQSIFDTLKPKQQLIEDFSNLEKLKYEQKYLSSYISGHPVDKYSSLKWLYPIQSINQIQSQQRPLILYFVKKIRVIRTKKGQQMAFLMGGDQQKDISVTVFPDLYQKTKLQENSVYLMQVRTNRNKQNEFELVAITIQPARSLMTQVPKHQLFIRFPHKKNELMEKLMILTQKFPGSTPIIVLFSENNEKILLKKNNWLNYNQQSKQSLLQLVGEGNFVYQ; from the coding sequence TTGACCGTACAATTACAAGTTTTAAGTAGTTATTCTTTGTTGCAAAGTACAATTCGTTTGCCACAATTGGTGCAACAAGCATCTCAAATGGGTTATAAATTTATAGCGTTAACGGATGTTAATGTGACTTATGGACTAGTCGATTTTTATAAGTTAGCGTGCAAAGCTCAGTTGCGACCATTATTGGGCATGACTTTACAAATTCCCGGAATTTTGGATTTGGAAAATGAATATCAATTGCTGGTGATAGCTAAAACGCAACAGGGATATCATAATCTCCTCCAATTATCGACGTTGATTCAAACTCAGCAAGAGCCTTTTATTCTCAATGAGCATGCTGATCTATTCAAGGATACGGCTTTAATTATACCTGCCGGTCAAAGTGAATTGACTTCCTTATTGCAACAAGAAAAAGGACAACTAGTACCACAATTTTTACGTCAATTACAACAGTTGCCGACCCATGATTTGTATTTAGGATTAGACATGCGAAATATGACTGTCTCTCAGTTACAATTGCGTTTGCGCTTGAGTGAGTTGCAGAAAATCAAATGTGTGTTGTTAGATGATGTTCAATATTTAAACGCGAATGATGCTTTTGCACAAAAGATTTTGCATCATGTATCGACTGGTCAAAAATTAACTGATACTGATGTTCAAGGACAACATGATTTGAGATCAGCAAGTCAAGTAGCTAAACAAGCCCAACAACTGGATTTAAAAAAAGCATTCGTTAATACACAAAAATTGGCACAAAATTGTAATGTTGAACTAGAATTTAAGCGCACACAATTACCTCAATTTGTGACACCCAATCAAGAATCTTCGGAACAATATTTAACAAGTTTGACACAAAAAGGCTTAAAACGTTATTTACCCAATGGGATTCCCGACCAATATCAACAACGTTTACAGCATGAATTACAGGTGATTAACCAAATGGGATATGCTGACTATTTTTTGATTGTATGGGATGTAGTCAATCAAGCGCACCACTTAAATATTTTGACTGGTCCTGGCAGAGGTTCTGCTGCTGGTTCGTTGGTTAGTTTTGTATTAGGTATTACACAAATTGATCCATTAAAATATGATTTGCTGTTTGAACGTTTTTTGAACCCTGAACGTGTTGATATGCCAGATATTGATTTGGATATTCCAGATAATCGGCGGGGAGAATTGGTTCAATATATGCATCAAAAATATGGTGCTCAACATATGGCACAGATTATTACTTTTGGGACGTTTGCGGCGAAACAAGCTTTGCGTGATGTAGGATCGGTCATGGGGTTAAGTCAGATAGAATTGAAGCAATGGTCCAGTTCTATTCCGACTCAATTGGGGATGAAATTACAAGATGCTTATCGTCAATCACGTCAACTTCAAACTTTAGTTCAAAAAAATCAGCATAATCGGCTTATTTTTGATACTGCTATCCAGATTGAAGGACTACCACGTCATTTTTCGACGCATGCGGCAGGAGTTGTTTTGAGTGCGTCAGATTTAACGCAAACAGTAGCATTACAGGCGGGTGGCAGTGAAAATATTTGGTTAACGCAACAGACGAAAAATAATGTAGAGGCACTGGGATTACTGAAAATTGATTTTTTAGGTTTACGTAATTTAACCATTTTGGCACAAGCACTCAAATTAGTTCAACAGCATACGGGCACAGAACTAAAAATTACACAAATTCCGTTGGATGACCCACAAACACTCCGAATCTTTAGTCGTGGTGCTACAGATGGTATTTTTCAGTTTGAATCTCCAGGTATTCGTGAGGTCTTAAAACAGTTAAAACCGGATAATTTTCACGACATTGTGGCTACTAATGCCCTGTATCGTCCGGGACCGATGCAAAATATTCCACATTTTATCGCACGTAAACATCATCAAGAACCAGTTGTTTACCCAGATGATTCTCTGAAAAAGATTTTGCAACCAACGTATGGAATTTTGGTGTATCAAGAACAAGTGATGCAAGTGGTCGCGCAAATGGCGGGCTTTAGTTTGGCACAAGCTGACTTGTTACGGCGTGCGATTGCCAAAAAAGATAAGCAAATCATGGATCAACAGCGACAACAATTTATAGATAATTCTTTACAAAGAGGTCATCAATTGTCGAACTCTCAACAGGTTTTTGACTATATTGAAAAATTCGCTAATTATGGTTTTAATAAGGCACATGCGGTGGCTTATAGTCAGTTGGCATATAGTTTAGCTTATTTGAAAGTTTACTATCCACAGTCCTTTTTTACAGCGCTTTTAAATAATCTTCGAAATGAGGCAAAGTTATCCACATATTTTCAGGATTTGAAACACCGCGGCATTAAAGTCCTCTTACCTGACATTAATTGTAGCCAGGGAATGTTTACGATAGAGGGCGCGAACGTTCGTTTTGGCTTTAGTTTTATCAAACATTTGCGACGTGATTTAATTCAAGATATTCTCCGACAACGTCAAAGAGGACCATTTAAAAGTTTAACAAATTTTATTCAACGAATTGATGAACGCTTTCAAACAGTTGATGATATATTGCCACTTATTTATAGCGGTTGTTTTGATAATTTAACATCGAATCGCCGACAACTAGTGGAACAACTAGATGATTTGATTCAAAGAATCAAATTTGCTAAGGGAAGTCAAAGTATATTTGATACACTAAAACCTAAGCAACAATTGATTGAAGACTTTAGTAACTTAGAGAAGTTGAAGTATGAACAAAAATATTTGAGTAGCTATATCTCAGGTCATCCTGTTGATAAATATTCATCCTTGAAATGGCTGTATCCTATTCAATCTATTAATCAGATTCAGTCACAGCAGCGGCCGCTTATTTTATATTTTGTAAAAAAAATTAGGGTTATTCGGACGAAAAAGGGTCAGCAAATGGCATTTTTGATGGGAGGAGATCAGCAAAAAGATATCTCTGTTACAGTTTTTCCAGATTTGTATCAAAAAACTAAATTGCAAGAAAATAGTGTTTATCTTATGCAAGTACGGACTAATCGTAATAAGCAAAATGAATTCGAGCTAGTTGCAATCACAATTCAGCCAGCACGGTCGTTAATGACGCAAGTCCCTAAACATCAATTATTTATCCGTTTTCCACATAAAAAAAACGAATTAATGGAAAAATTAATGATATTAACGCAAAAATTTCCAGGATCAACACCCATAATCGTATTGTTTTCAGAAAATAATGAAAAGATTTTATTAAAAAAAAATAACTGGTTAAACTACAATCAACAAAGCAAACAAAGCTTGTTGCAGTTAGTTGGTGAGGGCAATTTTGTCTATCAATAG
- the pfkA gene encoding 6-phosphofructokinase — protein sequence MKRIGVMTSGGDAPGMNAAVRAVARRAMSQGLEVYGIDYGYAGLVAGDIFKMERSDVGDIINRGGTMLYSARYPEFAQVEGQLKGIEQLKKFDIDALVVIGGDGSYHGALRLTEHGYNTIGLPGTIDNDIPYTDFTIGFDTAVNTVVESIDKIRDTAASHERTFVVEVMGRGAGDIALWAGVAGGADEIIVPEKEFDIAKIAENIQALRARGKKHTIIVLAEGVMHADEFMTQLKAYGDFDARSTVLGHVQRGGSPSARDRVLASKMGAYAVDLLLQGKGGIAIGTENNQLTYHPVTELFDQKHQPDLSLYEINKSLAK from the coding sequence ATGAAAAGAATTGGTGTGATGACTAGTGGCGGCGATGCTCCTGGGATGAATGCTGCAGTTCGTGCAGTAGCTAGACGTGCAATGTCACAAGGCTTAGAAGTTTATGGGATTGACTATGGATATGCTGGCTTGGTAGCGGGCGACATTTTCAAGATGGAGCGCTCTGATGTCGGTGATATCATTAATCGTGGTGGAACAATGCTTTATTCAGCACGTTACCCAGAATTTGCCCAAGTTGAGGGTCAATTAAAGGGAATTGAACAGCTGAAAAAATTTGATATTGATGCATTGGTTGTTATTGGTGGCGATGGTTCTTACCATGGAGCGTTACGTTTGACCGAGCATGGGTATAATACTATTGGTTTACCGGGAACGATTGATAACGATATTCCTTATACTGATTTTACCATTGGCTTTGATACGGCTGTGAATACGGTTGTTGAATCCATTGATAAAATTCGTGATACGGCTGCTAGCCATGAGCGGACTTTTGTTGTTGAAGTTATGGGACGTGGTGCCGGCGATATTGCATTATGGGCTGGTGTTGCTGGTGGCGCCGATGAAATTATTGTTCCAGAAAAAGAATTCGATATTGCAAAAATTGCTGAGAATATTCAAGCATTAAGAGCACGTGGTAAAAAGCATACGATCATTGTCTTGGCTGAAGGTGTCATGCATGCTGATGAATTCATGACTCAATTGAAGGCTTATGGAGATTTTGATGCACGGAGTACAGTTTTAGGACATGTCCAACGTGGCGGTTCACCATCAGCTCGTGATCGAGTTTTGGCAAGTAAAATGGGTGCTTATGCGGTCGATTTGTTATTACAAGGTAAGGGTGGCATTGCTATTGGCACTGAGAATAATCAATTAACATATCATCCAGTAACTGAATTATTTGATCAAAAGCATCAACCAGATTTAAGCTTATATGAGATAAACAAATCTTTAGCTAAATAA
- the pyk gene encoding pyruvate kinase yields MKRTKIVSTLGPASNNVETISKLIEAGANVFRFNFSHGDHEEHLSRMNMVREAEKITGKIVGIMLDTKGAEIRTTVQEGGKFEAHKGDTMRVSMDANLVGNSDKIAVTYPGLYDDTHVGGHVLIDDGLVDLKITEKDEANRELVTVVQNDGLVGSKKGVNAPGVEIRLPGITEKDTDDINFGLDQNINYISASFVRKAQDVLDIRELLEAKHKEKVQIFPKIESQEGIDNIDEILKVSDGLMVARGDMGVEIPFENVPFVQKNLIKKCNALGKPVITATQMLDSMQENPRPTRAEVTDVANAVLDGTDATMLSGESANGDYPVEAVSAMARIDLRTQEHLNASNTLALQAFEEYKGSNATESIGESVVRTAQELGVKTIVTATNSGYTAKMISKYRPSADILAITFDEAVQRSLTVNWGVCPIVTKRPANTDEMFDLATQKVQELGFAKEGDLILIVAGVPVGESGTTNLMKIQLIGSNLVKGQGVGDETVIGKVTVAHNAQEAIDKMNDQDILVVENTDKDYFPAIEKASALVVENGGLTSNAAVVGIALSIPVIVGAQDATKLIKDGEVITVDSRRGNVYRGASNSL; encoded by the coding sequence ATGAAAAGAACTAAAATTGTTAGTACCTTAGGACCTGCAAGTAATAACGTGGAAACAATTTCCAAATTAATTGAGGCCGGTGCTAATGTTTTCCGTTTCAATTTTTCGCATGGTGATCATGAAGAACATTTATCAAGAATGAACATGGTTCGTGAAGCTGAGAAAATCACAGGCAAGATTGTTGGTATTATGTTAGATACCAAAGGTGCTGAAATTCGGACTACCGTTCAAGAGGGTGGTAAGTTTGAAGCGCATAAGGGTGACACAATGCGCGTGTCTATGGACGCTAATTTGGTTGGTAATTCTGACAAAATTGCAGTCACTTATCCAGGCTTGTACGATGATACGCATGTTGGCGGTCACGTTTTGATTGACGATGGTTTAGTTGATTTGAAGATCACTGAAAAAGATGAAGCCAATCGTGAATTGGTAACAGTAGTACAAAACGATGGTTTAGTTGGCTCCAAAAAGGGCGTTAACGCTCCTGGTGTGGAAATTCGCTTACCAGGTATTACGGAAAAAGATACGGATGATATTAATTTTGGTTTAGATCAAAATATCAATTACATCTCTGCTAGTTTTGTGCGTAAGGCGCAAGATGTTTTAGATATTCGTGAATTATTGGAAGCTAAACATAAGGAAAAAGTACAAATTTTCCCTAAGATTGAATCTCAAGAAGGTATTGATAACATTGATGAAATCTTGAAAGTTTCTGATGGTTTAATGGTTGCTCGTGGTGACATGGGTGTCGAAATTCCATTTGAAAATGTTCCGTTTGTACAAAAGAATTTAATCAAGAAATGTAACGCTTTAGGAAAACCTGTGATTACAGCTACACAAATGTTGGATTCAATGCAAGAAAACCCACGTCCAACACGTGCTGAAGTTACGGATGTTGCTAATGCTGTTTTAGACGGTACAGATGCTACAATGCTTTCTGGTGAAAGTGCTAACGGCGATTATCCAGTTGAAGCTGTATCTGCAATGGCTCGGATTGATCTTCGTACGCAAGAACATTTAAATGCTTCTAATACTTTAGCTTTACAAGCTTTTGAGGAATATAAAGGTTCGAATGCGACAGAATCTATTGGCGAATCAGTTGTACGGACTGCTCAAGAATTGGGTGTTAAGACAATTGTCACAGCAACAAATTCTGGTTATACTGCCAAAATGATTTCTAAGTATCGTCCAAGTGCTGATATTTTAGCAATTACATTTGATGAAGCTGTTCAACGTAGTTTGACTGTTAATTGGGGTGTTTGTCCAATTGTTACCAAACGTCCAGCGAATACTGATGAAATGTTTGATTTAGCAACGCAAAAAGTTCAAGAATTGGGCTTTGCTAAAGAAGGCGATTTGATTTTAATTGTTGCTGGTGTTCCGGTTGGTGAAAGTGGAACAACTAACTTGATGAAAATTCAATTGATTGGTTCTAACTTGGTCAAGGGTCAAGGCGTTGGTGATGAAACAGTTATTGGTAAAGTAACCGTTGCGCACAATGCTCAAGAAGCTATTGATAAGATGAATGATCAAGATATTTTGGTTGTTGAAAATACTGATAAAGATTACTTCCCAGCAATTGAAAAAGCTAGTGCTTTAGTTGTTGAAAATGGTGGTTTGACTTCCAATGCTGCAGTGGTTGGCATTGCGTTAAGTATTCCAGTAATTGTTGGTGCTCAAGACGCTACTAAACTAATTAAAGATGGTGAAGTTATTACGGTTGATTCTCGTCGTGGTAATGTTTATCGTGGTGCTTCTAACTCACTTTAA
- a CDS encoding DUF441 domain-containing protein — MESWLFLLIILGVAFLSKNNSLLIATIVTLILKLLPQTGHLLNLIQTKGINWGVTVISVAILMPIATGQVGFRDLLNAFKSPAGYVAVICGILVAVLSAKGVHLLSASPEMTVALVFGTIVGVVVFKGIAAGPVIASGIAYCILTVLANIGIK; from the coding sequence ATGGAGAGTTGGCTTTTTTTATTAATAATTTTAGGTGTTGCCTTTTTAAGTAAGAATAATTCGTTGCTAATTGCCACAATTGTGACTTTGATTTTGAAATTACTTCCACAAACCGGTCATTTATTGAATTTAATTCAGACAAAAGGGATTAATTGGGGCGTTACGGTGATTTCTGTAGCTATTTTGATGCCAATTGCCACGGGGCAAGTTGGCTTTAGAGATTTATTGAATGCTTTTAAGTCTCCGGCCGGATATGTAGCGGTTATTTGTGGCATTTTGGTTGCTGTTTTGTCAGCCAAGGGTGTTCATTTGTTATCAGCATCTCCGGAAATGACTGTCGCATTAGTTTTTGGCACAATTGTTGGCGTGGTGGTTTTTAAAGGAATTGCTGCTGGACCAGTGATTGCGTCAGGTATCGCATATTGTATTTTAACTGTTTTAGCCAATATTGGAATTAAATAA
- a CDS encoding S1 RNA-binding domain-containing protein — MNLEELLGTVRTGKIIDQNTDYYFVSVAGQTLQVARDLVSNPKEEIQGYVYENQAHKLVLTPNIPAVGVERFGWGEVVQIRGDLGVFVNIGLPDKDLVVSLDDLPELKKLWPQKGDRLLLAVKVDRKNRMWGRLADANIFQQLSRRPQHSLQNKDVQATVYRLKLSGTFVLTNDYYLGFIHPSERQQEPRLGQVVHGRVIGSSFDHLNLSLKQRGYEEIDDDAAMILAVLKHQSDWSLPYNDKSDPQDIKRYFGISKSSFKRALGHLLKQNLIEQTATGISLKQ; from the coding sequence TTGAATTTAGAAGAGTTATTGGGAACTGTACGAACAGGCAAAATTATTGATCAAAATACGGATTATTATTTTGTCTCAGTCGCAGGACAGACTTTACAAGTAGCAAGAGATTTGGTTTCAAATCCTAAAGAAGAGATTCAGGGTTATGTTTATGAGAATCAAGCACATAAGTTGGTATTAACTCCGAATATTCCCGCTGTTGGTGTGGAACGCTTTGGCTGGGGTGAAGTTGTACAAATCCGTGGCGATTTAGGCGTTTTCGTTAATATTGGTTTGCCTGATAAAGATTTGGTAGTATCTTTAGACGATTTACCTGAATTAAAAAAATTATGGCCTCAAAAGGGTGATCGCCTGTTACTAGCTGTGAAAGTAGATCGTAAAAATCGGATGTGGGGACGTTTAGCGGATGCGAATATTTTCCAGCAGCTTAGTCGTCGACCACAGCACAGTTTGCAAAATAAAGATGTTCAAGCGACAGTGTATCGCTTGAAATTGAGTGGTACATTTGTTTTGACTAATGATTATTATCTAGGTTTTATTCATCCAAGTGAACGGCAGCAAGAACCACGATTGGGTCAAGTTGTTCATGGTAGAGTGATCGGTAGTAGTTTTGATCATCTCAATTTGTCATTAAAACAGCGTGGTTATGAAGAAATTGATGATGATGCGGCGATGATTTTGGCTGTATTGAAGCATCAATCTGATTGGTCTTTGCCTTATAATGATAAAAGTGATCCTCAAGATATTAAGCGCTATTTCGGCATTAGTAAAAGTAGTTTTAAGCGAGCTCTAGGGCATTTGTTAAAGCAAAATTTGATTGAGCAAACGGCAACGGGAATTAGTTTAAAGCAATAA
- a CDS encoding N-acetyltransferase, which produces MLVKYNNNYQKIVMGFLSYIPELKDLDHVQMELDLYASDNVHQLFLYKYQNSDFIGIIALEVQNSIVMIRYISLIPAERSRQVVFKILNEIQEYYPEHKLMGTIELTPTIMQWHKNSGASV; this is translated from the coding sequence ATGTTAGTTAAATATAATAATAATTATCAAAAAATTGTCATGGGTTTTTTGTCTTATATTCCAGAATTAAAAGATTTAGATCATGTTCAAATGGAGTTAGATTTATATGCTTCAGATAATGTGCATCAGCTATTTTTGTATAAATATCAAAATTCTGATTTCATTGGAATTATTGCGCTAGAAGTACAGAATTCGATTGTTATGATCCGATATATTTCTTTAATTCCTGCTGAACGTTCGCGGCAGGTTGTATTTAAAATTTTAAATGAGATTCAAGAATATTATCCAGAGCATAAGCTTATGGGGACAATTGAGCTAACACCCACTATTATGCAATGGCACAAAAATTCGGGTGCTTCAGTGTGA
- a CDS encoding segregation and condensation protein A translates to MKPLELILTDFQGPLDLLLHLIKQAQINIYDIPIAQITEQYLNYLHQMKSLELDIAGEYLVMASTLMRIKSQMLLPQDPIFEEDPVFVEEEVDPRSDLVAQLLTYQVYKLAAQKLKESAQHRQCLLERPATQAPKEQPLQVKPGAYVVNDLALCLADLLKKVQQQENLAQLPQREILSVAQAQEQILESLQQNSEMTFLHLLQRSAQVEEVVTKFMAILELIKDGVIWAQQRELQQDILMKLR, encoded by the coding sequence GTGAAACCATTAGAATTAATTTTAACCGATTTTCAAGGTCCGTTAGATTTATTGCTCCATTTAATTAAGCAGGCGCAGATTAATATTTATGATATTCCCATTGCCCAAATTACGGAACAATATTTAAATTATCTTCATCAAATGAAGTCGTTAGAATTAGATATTGCTGGCGAATATTTGGTTATGGCCTCGACATTAATGCGCATTAAAAGTCAAATGTTGTTACCACAAGATCCTATTTTTGAGGAGGATCCGGTTTTTGTGGAAGAGGAAGTGGATCCTCGAAGTGATTTAGTGGCTCAACTTTTAACTTATCAGGTTTATAAGCTTGCTGCACAAAAATTAAAGGAGTCAGCACAGCATAGACAGTGTTTACTGGAGCGTCCTGCAACCCAAGCTCCTAAAGAGCAGCCGTTGCAAGTCAAGCCCGGAGCATATGTGGTGAATGATCTGGCGTTGTGCTTGGCGGATTTATTAAAAAAGGTACAACAGCAGGAAAATTTAGCGCAGTTACCACAACGAGAGATTTTATCTGTAGCCCAAGCACAAGAACAAATTCTGGAATCTTTACAACAAAATTCAGAGATGACCTTTTTGCATTTACTACAACGTTCAGCCCAAGTTGAGGAAGTAGTCACCAAGTTTATGGCGATTTTGGAATTAATAAAAGACGGAGTTATTTGGGCACAGCAACGAGAATTACAACAAGATATTTTGATGAAATTGAGGTAA
- the scpB gene encoding SMC-Scp complex subunit ScpB produces MLTQQLFALLFVAGDQGLTLADMASYLAKDVASIRQQLQQLQQRLQDDDGSVLVIQQFGTTYKLLTKSIYYPILSKYWQSERATNLSQAALEVLAIVAYQQPITRIEIDELRGVKNSSATLQTLMMRHLIKTVGHKEVPGRPLMYKTTDFFLDYFGLKSLDDLTPLADFQQQNLDRQGNIDLFS; encoded by the coding sequence ATGCTCACGCAACAATTATTTGCTTTATTATTTGTAGCTGGAGATCAGGGACTGACTTTAGCAGATATGGCTAGTTATTTAGCTAAAGATGTGGCTAGTATTCGTCAGCAATTACAGCAATTACAGCAAAGATTACAAGATGATGATGGTTCTGTTTTAGTGATTCAACAATTTGGTACAACTTATAAATTGTTGACAAAGTCAATCTATTACCCAATATTGTCTAAATATTGGCAATCAGAGCGAGCAACTAATCTCAGTCAAGCAGCGCTTGAGGTATTAGCAATTGTTGCTTATCAACAACCGATTACCCGTATTGAGATTGATGAATTACGTGGTGTTAAAAATAGTAGTGCTACTTTACAGACATTGATGATGCGACATCTAATTAAGACGGTTGGGCATAAAGAAGTTCCTGGGCGACCATTGATGTATAAAACAACTGATTTCTTTTTGGATTATTTTGGTTTAAAATCTTTAGACGATTTAACGCCCTTAGCGGATTTTCAACAACAAAATTTAGATCGTCAGGGTAATATTGATCTTTTTTCATGA